From the Carya illinoinensis cultivar Pawnee chromosome 4, C.illinoinensisPawnee_v1, whole genome shotgun sequence genome, one window contains:
- the LOC122308394 gene encoding topless-related protein 4-like isoform X2, which produces MRNVFNGIVFVDSRDNEQLSKYGDTKSARGIMLAELKKLIEANPLFRDKLQLPPLKNSRLRTLINQSLNWQHQLCKNPRPNPDIKTLFVDHSCGTSNGARAPSPVTNPLMGAVPKAGGFPPLSAHGPFQPTPAALPTSLAGWMANPSPLPHPSASAGPLGLAAANNAAILKRPRTPPTNNPAMDYQTADSEHVLKRSRPFGLSDEVHNLPASILPVAYTGQSHGQSSYTTDDLPKTVVMTLNQGSAVKSMDFHPLQQILLLVGTNMGDVMVWELGSRERIALRNFKVWDLGACSMPLQASLTSDYTASVNRVIWSPDGTLFGIAYSKHIVHMYSYHGGDALQNHLEIEAHAGSVNDLAFSYPSKQLCAVTCGEDRLIKVWDAHTGTKLYTFEGHEAPVYSICPHHKENIQFIFSTATDGKIKAWLYDNLGSRVDYDAPGHSSTMMAYSADGTRLFSCGTNKEGESFLVEWNESEGAVKRTYHGLGKQSVGVVQFDTTKNRWLAAGDESLIKFWDMDRDRLAVTTEAGGSLPASPCVRFHKEGILLAVSTNDNGVKILANADGTRLLRTMENRTFDASRVASVAVVKAPAVGTFGLASATVGTSIGDQATPVAAMVAMNTDSRSLDIKPRIADESVDKSRIWKLTEINEASQCRSLRLPDSLPTMRVSRLIYTNSGLAILALASNAVHKLWKWQRNDRNLVGKATASVVPQLWQPPSGILMTNDVSDTNPEDAVPCFALSKNDSYVMSASGGKISLFNMMTFKTMTTFMPPPPAATFLAFHPQDNNIIAIGMEDSSIQIYNVRVDEVKTKLKGHQKRITGLAFSHALNVLVSSGADSQLCVWSTDIWEKQASKFLQIPSGRAAVPLADTRVQFHLDQIHLLVVHETQIAIYDAPKLECLKQWVPREASGPITHATYSCDSQSIYVSFEDGSVGVLTASTLRLRCRINPTAYPSPNPSIRVYPLVIAAHPSESNQFALGLTDGGVHILEPLESEGKWGTSPPTENGAGPSTASGAGGSDQPQR; this is translated from the exons ATGAGGAATGTCTTCAACGGGATTGTTTTTGTAGATTCAAG AGATAACGAGCAGCTGTCCAAATATGGAGATACCAAGTCTGCTAGGGGTATAATGCTTGCTGAACTAAAAAAGTTGATAGAAGCTAACCCCCTTTTTCGAGATAAGCTTCAACTTCCTCCTCTGAAGAACTCAAGATTGCGCACGCTAATTAATCAGAG TTTAAATTGGCAGCATCAACTTTGTAAGAATCCAAGGCCTAACCCTGACATTAAGACATTATTTGTGGACCACAGTTGTGGAACATCGAATGGTGCACGTGCCCCATCCCCTGTCACGAATCCCTTAATGGGTGCTGTCCCTAAGGCTGGGGGTTTCCCACCACTGAGTGCTCATGGT CCATTTCAGCCCACGCCAGCAGCTCTCCCGACGTCTCTTGCTGGATGGATGGCTAATCCATCTCCTTTGCCTCACCCTTCAGCTTCCGCAGGACCCCTAGGCTTGGCTGCAGCTAACAATGCAG CCATCTTGAAGCGTCCCAGAACCCCCCCTACCAATAACCCAGCTATGGACTATCAAACAGCTGATTCTGAACATGTGTTGAAAAGATCAAGACCTTTTGGATTGTCAGATGAG GTCCATAACCTGCCAGCAAGTATTCTTCCTGTTGCATACACTGGACAGAGCCATGGTCAAAGTTCCTACACTACAGATGACTTGCCCAAAACTGTTGTTATGACTCTAAATCAAGGATCAGCTGTCAAGAGTATGGATTTCCATCCACTGCAGCAGATTCTACTTCTTG TTGGAACAAACATGGGTGATGTAATGGTATGGGAGTTAGGCAGCCGTGAAAGGATTGCCCTTAGAAATTTCAAAGTCTGGGATCTTGGAGCATGTTCAATGCCTCTGCAG GCATCTCTCACCAGTGACTATACAGCCTCAGTAAATCGAGTGATATGGAGCCCTGATGGAACCCTTTTTG GTATTGCATATTCTAAGCACATTGTGCACATGTACTCATATCATGGTGGTGATGCTCTGCAAAACCACTTAGAG ATTGAGGCCCATGCTGGTAGTGTTAATGATCTTGCTTTCTCTTATCCAAGCAAACAACTCTGTGCTGTCACTTGTGGCGAGGACAGACTCATTAAG GTGTGGGATGCACACACGGGGACTAAGCTGTATACTTTTGAGGGTCATGAAGCACCTGTATATTCCATATGTCCACATCACAAAGAAAACATTCAG TTTATCTTCTCAACTGCAACCGATGGAAAGATAAAGGCATGGTTGTATGATAACTTGGGTTCAAGAGTTGACTATGATGCACCAGGCCATTCATCTACCATGATGGCATATAGTGCTGACGGGACAAG ATTGTTCTCATGTGGGACAAATAAAGAAGGAGAATCATTCTTAGTGGAATGGAATGAAAGTGAAGGTGCTGTGAAGCGCACATATCATGGTCTTGGGAAGCAGTCTGTGGGGGTTGTGCAATTTGATACCACTAAAAATCGGTGGTTAGCTGCTGGTGATGAGTCCTTGATCAAATTCTGGGACATGGACAGGGATAGATTAGCAGTAACTACAGAAGCAGGGGGTTCTCTTCCG GCTTCTCCCTGTGTCAGATTTCACAAGGAAGGAATACTGTTAGCTGTCTCAACAAATGATAATGGTGTTAAAATCTTAGCAAATGCAGATGGAACTCGGCTGCTAAGAACAATGGAGAATCGCACATTTGATGCTTCTAGAGTTGCTTCTGTGGCTGTTGTTAAG GCCCCTGCAGTTGGCACCTTTGGATTGGCCAGTGCCACTGTTGGAACAAGCATTGGAGATCAAGCTACTCCAGTCGCTGCCATGGTTGCAATG AACACTGATAGTCGAAGTTTGGACATAAAACCCAGAATTGCTGATGAGTCAGTAGATAAATCTAGGATCTGGAAGCTTACAGAGATCAATGAAGCATCACAATGCCGCTCCCTAAGGCTCCCTGATAGTTTACCAACAATGAGG GTTTCTAgattaatttatacaaattcaGGTCTAGCCATATTGGCCTTGGCATCTAATGCCGTACACAAGCTCTGGAAATGGCAGAGAAATGATCGAAATTTAGTAGGGAAG GCCACAGCTAGTGTGGTACCTCAATTATGGCAACCTCCAAGTGGAATACTAATGACAAATGATGTAAGCGATACAAATCCTGAGGATGCTGTTCCATGCTTTGCGCTGTCAAAGAACGACTCTTATGTCATGTCAGCTTCAGGGGGGAAAATTTCATTATTCAATATGATGACATTTAAG ACAATGACAACATTCATGCCCCCACCTCCAGCGGCTACATTTCTTGCTTTTCACCCTCAAGACAATAACATCATTGCAATAGGCATGGAGGACTCTTCTATTCAAATCTATAATGTTCGGGTTGATGAG GTTAAGACTAAGCTGAAAGGCCATCAGAAAAGAATTACAGGCCTTGCTTTCTCTCATGCTCTAAACGTGCTTGTGTCTTCGGGAGCTGATTCTCAG CTGTGTGTTTGGAGTACAGATATATGGGAGAAGCAAGCTAGTAAATTCTTGCAGATTCCAAGTGGGCGAGCTGCTGTTCCTCTTGCAGATACACGTGTTCAATTCCATCTAGATCAGATACATTTGCTGGTGGTTCATGAGACACAGATAGCTATATATGATGCACCGAAATTAGAATGCCTTAAGCAG TGGGTCCCTCGGGAAGCCAGTGGTCCAATCACACATGCTACATATTCCTGTGATAGCCAGTCAATATACGTGAGCTTTGAAGATGGAAGTGTGGGTGTTCTAACTGCTTCAACACTACGACTGAGATGTCGGATAAATCCGACTGCTTATCCATCTCCCAACCCCAG CATTAGAGTGTACCCTCTTGTCATTGCGGCACATCCATCCGAATCAAATCAGTTTGCATTAGGTCTTACAGATGGTGGAGTCCACATACTCGAGCCTTTGGAGTCGGAAGGAAAATGGGGCACCTCCCCTCCTACTGAAAATGGTGCTGGACCTAGTACCGCTTCTGGTGCAGGTGGTTCAGATCAACCCCAAAGGTGA
- the LOC122308394 gene encoding topless-related protein 4-like isoform X1 → MSSLSRELVFLILQFLEEEKFKETVHKLEQESGFFFNMRCFEDMVTNGEWEEVEKYLSGFTKVDDNRYSMKIFFEIRKQKYLEALDKRDRAKAVDVLVKDLKVFAAFNEELFKEITQLLTLDNFRDNEQLSKYGDTKSARGIMLAELKKLIEANPLFRDKLQLPPLKNSRLRTLINQSLNWQHQLCKNPRPNPDIKTLFVDHSCGTSNGARAPSPVTNPLMGAVPKAGGFPPLSAHGPFQPTPAALPTSLAGWMANPSPLPHPSASAGPLGLAAANNAAILKRPRTPPTNNPAMDYQTADSEHVLKRSRPFGLSDEVHNLPASILPVAYTGQSHGQSSYTTDDLPKTVVMTLNQGSAVKSMDFHPLQQILLLVGTNMGDVMVWELGSRERIALRNFKVWDLGACSMPLQASLTSDYTASVNRVIWSPDGTLFGIAYSKHIVHMYSYHGGDALQNHLEIEAHAGSVNDLAFSYPSKQLCAVTCGEDRLIKVWDAHTGTKLYTFEGHEAPVYSICPHHKENIQFIFSTATDGKIKAWLYDNLGSRVDYDAPGHSSTMMAYSADGTRLFSCGTNKEGESFLVEWNESEGAVKRTYHGLGKQSVGVVQFDTTKNRWLAAGDESLIKFWDMDRDRLAVTTEAGGSLPASPCVRFHKEGILLAVSTNDNGVKILANADGTRLLRTMENRTFDASRVASVAVVKAPAVGTFGLASATVGTSIGDQATPVAAMVAMNTDSRSLDIKPRIADESVDKSRIWKLTEINEASQCRSLRLPDSLPTMRVSRLIYTNSGLAILALASNAVHKLWKWQRNDRNLVGKATASVVPQLWQPPSGILMTNDVSDTNPEDAVPCFALSKNDSYVMSASGGKISLFNMMTFKTMTTFMPPPPAATFLAFHPQDNNIIAIGMEDSSIQIYNVRVDEVKTKLKGHQKRITGLAFSHALNVLVSSGADSQLCVWSTDIWEKQASKFLQIPSGRAAVPLADTRVQFHLDQIHLLVVHETQIAIYDAPKLECLKQWVPREASGPITHATYSCDSQSIYVSFEDGSVGVLTASTLRLRCRINPTAYPSPNPSIRVYPLVIAAHPSESNQFALGLTDGGVHILEPLESEGKWGTSPPTENGAGPSTASGAGGSDQPQR, encoded by the exons ATGTCTTCGCTTAGCAGAGAACTTGTGTTTCTCATACTTCAGTTTCTCGAAGAAGAGAAATTCAAAGAAACCGTGCACAA GTTGGAGCAGGAGTCTGGTTTTTTCTTCAACATGAGGTGTTTTGAGGATATGGTAACAAATGGGGAGTGGGAGGAGGTTGAAAAGTACCTGTCCGGTTTCACCAAGGTTGACGACAATAGGTACTCGATGAAAATCTTCTTCGAGATTCGCAAGCAGAAGTACCTTGAAGCTTTGGACAA AAGGGATCGTGCAAAAGCTGTGGATGTGTTAGTTAAGGACTTGAAAGTGTTTGCCGCATTTAATGAAGAGCTTTTTAAGGAAATTACGCAGCTATTGACTTTAGACAACTTTCG AGATAACGAGCAGCTGTCCAAATATGGAGATACCAAGTCTGCTAGGGGTATAATGCTTGCTGAACTAAAAAAGTTGATAGAAGCTAACCCCCTTTTTCGAGATAAGCTTCAACTTCCTCCTCTGAAGAACTCAAGATTGCGCACGCTAATTAATCAGAG TTTAAATTGGCAGCATCAACTTTGTAAGAATCCAAGGCCTAACCCTGACATTAAGACATTATTTGTGGACCACAGTTGTGGAACATCGAATGGTGCACGTGCCCCATCCCCTGTCACGAATCCCTTAATGGGTGCTGTCCCTAAGGCTGGGGGTTTCCCACCACTGAGTGCTCATGGT CCATTTCAGCCCACGCCAGCAGCTCTCCCGACGTCTCTTGCTGGATGGATGGCTAATCCATCTCCTTTGCCTCACCCTTCAGCTTCCGCAGGACCCCTAGGCTTGGCTGCAGCTAACAATGCAG CCATCTTGAAGCGTCCCAGAACCCCCCCTACCAATAACCCAGCTATGGACTATCAAACAGCTGATTCTGAACATGTGTTGAAAAGATCAAGACCTTTTGGATTGTCAGATGAG GTCCATAACCTGCCAGCAAGTATTCTTCCTGTTGCATACACTGGACAGAGCCATGGTCAAAGTTCCTACACTACAGATGACTTGCCCAAAACTGTTGTTATGACTCTAAATCAAGGATCAGCTGTCAAGAGTATGGATTTCCATCCACTGCAGCAGATTCTACTTCTTG TTGGAACAAACATGGGTGATGTAATGGTATGGGAGTTAGGCAGCCGTGAAAGGATTGCCCTTAGAAATTTCAAAGTCTGGGATCTTGGAGCATGTTCAATGCCTCTGCAG GCATCTCTCACCAGTGACTATACAGCCTCAGTAAATCGAGTGATATGGAGCCCTGATGGAACCCTTTTTG GTATTGCATATTCTAAGCACATTGTGCACATGTACTCATATCATGGTGGTGATGCTCTGCAAAACCACTTAGAG ATTGAGGCCCATGCTGGTAGTGTTAATGATCTTGCTTTCTCTTATCCAAGCAAACAACTCTGTGCTGTCACTTGTGGCGAGGACAGACTCATTAAG GTGTGGGATGCACACACGGGGACTAAGCTGTATACTTTTGAGGGTCATGAAGCACCTGTATATTCCATATGTCCACATCACAAAGAAAACATTCAG TTTATCTTCTCAACTGCAACCGATGGAAAGATAAAGGCATGGTTGTATGATAACTTGGGTTCAAGAGTTGACTATGATGCACCAGGCCATTCATCTACCATGATGGCATATAGTGCTGACGGGACAAG ATTGTTCTCATGTGGGACAAATAAAGAAGGAGAATCATTCTTAGTGGAATGGAATGAAAGTGAAGGTGCTGTGAAGCGCACATATCATGGTCTTGGGAAGCAGTCTGTGGGGGTTGTGCAATTTGATACCACTAAAAATCGGTGGTTAGCTGCTGGTGATGAGTCCTTGATCAAATTCTGGGACATGGACAGGGATAGATTAGCAGTAACTACAGAAGCAGGGGGTTCTCTTCCG GCTTCTCCCTGTGTCAGATTTCACAAGGAAGGAATACTGTTAGCTGTCTCAACAAATGATAATGGTGTTAAAATCTTAGCAAATGCAGATGGAACTCGGCTGCTAAGAACAATGGAGAATCGCACATTTGATGCTTCTAGAGTTGCTTCTGTGGCTGTTGTTAAG GCCCCTGCAGTTGGCACCTTTGGATTGGCCAGTGCCACTGTTGGAACAAGCATTGGAGATCAAGCTACTCCAGTCGCTGCCATGGTTGCAATG AACACTGATAGTCGAAGTTTGGACATAAAACCCAGAATTGCTGATGAGTCAGTAGATAAATCTAGGATCTGGAAGCTTACAGAGATCAATGAAGCATCACAATGCCGCTCCCTAAGGCTCCCTGATAGTTTACCAACAATGAGG GTTTCTAgattaatttatacaaattcaGGTCTAGCCATATTGGCCTTGGCATCTAATGCCGTACACAAGCTCTGGAAATGGCAGAGAAATGATCGAAATTTAGTAGGGAAG GCCACAGCTAGTGTGGTACCTCAATTATGGCAACCTCCAAGTGGAATACTAATGACAAATGATGTAAGCGATACAAATCCTGAGGATGCTGTTCCATGCTTTGCGCTGTCAAAGAACGACTCTTATGTCATGTCAGCTTCAGGGGGGAAAATTTCATTATTCAATATGATGACATTTAAG ACAATGACAACATTCATGCCCCCACCTCCAGCGGCTACATTTCTTGCTTTTCACCCTCAAGACAATAACATCATTGCAATAGGCATGGAGGACTCTTCTATTCAAATCTATAATGTTCGGGTTGATGAG GTTAAGACTAAGCTGAAAGGCCATCAGAAAAGAATTACAGGCCTTGCTTTCTCTCATGCTCTAAACGTGCTTGTGTCTTCGGGAGCTGATTCTCAG CTGTGTGTTTGGAGTACAGATATATGGGAGAAGCAAGCTAGTAAATTCTTGCAGATTCCAAGTGGGCGAGCTGCTGTTCCTCTTGCAGATACACGTGTTCAATTCCATCTAGATCAGATACATTTGCTGGTGGTTCATGAGACACAGATAGCTATATATGATGCACCGAAATTAGAATGCCTTAAGCAG TGGGTCCCTCGGGAAGCCAGTGGTCCAATCACACATGCTACATATTCCTGTGATAGCCAGTCAATATACGTGAGCTTTGAAGATGGAAGTGTGGGTGTTCTAACTGCTTCAACACTACGACTGAGATGTCGGATAAATCCGACTGCTTATCCATCTCCCAACCCCAG CATTAGAGTGTACCCTCTTGTCATTGCGGCACATCCATCCGAATCAAATCAGTTTGCATTAGGTCTTACAGATGGTGGAGTCCACATACTCGAGCCTTTGGAGTCGGAAGGAAAATGGGGCACCTCCCCTCCTACTGAAAATGGTGCTGGACCTAGTACCGCTTCTGGTGCAGGTGGTTCAGATCAACCCCAAAGGTGA